From [Flavobacterium] thermophilum:
ATCGCCTCCAACGCCACCGCTGCCGGGCGGATGAAAAACCGGCGTGTCGAAATTTTAATTTTGCCGCGCATCGACGTCAATGATTCGTCCACATCCACTCAGTGACCGCTGCGCCTTCAGCGGGCGGTTTTCTTTAGCCGTCGCTTTGCCAAAACTCTCTTTTCCATGTCCAAACAGAAAAACCGGCGGTTCGCCGGTTTTTCCTCCTTCGTCCGCAAAGACCTTTATTCGAAAAAATCAAAGCTTGATCGTCCACTTAATTACCCCGGCCTTGGCAAGCGCCTCGATCAAAATGACAACGACCGGCCCGACAAACAGCCCGATAAAGCCAAGCAGCTGGAAGCCGAGGTAGACGCTGACGAGCGCCGCAAGCGGGGAAATGCCCAAATTGGTGGAAAACACTTTCGGCTCGATGATCCGCCGCACGACAGTGATGACGATAAACAGCACAATCAGCCCGACGCCAAGCGTATTGTCGCCGTTCGCCATGCTGATGATGCCCCACGGAACAAGCACTGAGCCGGTCCCCAAAATCGGCAAAATGTCGACGATGACGATGACGAGCGCCATCAAGGCAGCGTAATCAATGCCGAGCACGAGCAACCCGGCCAGCGCGAGAAAAAACGTCACCAGGCTGAGCAAAAATTGCGCTTTAATAAAGCCGATCCCCGCCTTGCTCAGCTGGACGATGACCATCCCGAGCCGCTGGCGGGTGCGCTCTGACAAATAGCGGCTGATCGACTGTTTCATTCGCGGCAAGTCGAGCGAAATGAGAAACAATGCGACCAAATAGACTAAAAAGTGAATGAAAAACGCCGGGATGGCGGTGATATAATGAACGAGCGACTGCGTCAAATTCGTCGCAAACGACAGCAGCATCTGTTGCACCGTGCGCACGCCGCGCTCGAGCGAATCAATGATTTCCTGGGGGATCGAACTTGAATACGACCGCCACGTTTCGATGAGGCGGTTGAACACTTTTGTCGCCTCGCTCAGCACGTACGGAAGGTTTTGCGAGAGCGCCATCACTTGCTGAACCAAAATGACAACTAAAAAATAAAGCGAAAACCCAAGGATTACCAAAAAGAGTGAAAAAATCGCCGTTACGGCGTGCGCGCGCTTCAGCCGATACTGGTCTTGCAGGCGGCGGATAGGCGGCTCCAACAAGAGGGCGGTGGCAAGCGCCAGCAGGAGCGGCACGCTGTACGGCAGCAGCCATAAACAGATCGCCGACAAAAGCGCAATGATGATCCAACGTTTCACATGCGTCCCTCATTTAATCAAGATTTGTCAAAATGATGTTCCACTGTGAACTACCCCCACTTAATTTTCTAGCGAAAATTTGAAGTGGGGGCTTCCAAAGAAGTTTGACTGCTTCAAGCAATCCTTATTCTTTGAGGCGTGTCCACTTCGCCGCTAGAGCATAAGACACTCAGGTCTACAGCTTTACTTTTCTTTAAGATGTTTAATGCGCCATTGACATCAGCATTCATTAGTTTGCCAGACTTTGTTCGATACAAGCCGCGCTTAATACGTTTGCCGCTGAACTTATATTCTTTTGGATTGTCGGCATTATATTCAGGAATCTCATCGCCGTCAAAAAAGCTGGCTTGAGACGTATAGGATTCTTCCTGTTTCAAGAATTCAATGCCGTAAAATTTACAAAGATATTCTAGTTTTTCTTTTATGTTACCGAGAGGAATATTGACAAAGTTTTGATTTGTCTTTTTTCCTAGATTCATATTGCGTTGCCATGTTTCCGCATAGCCAATGACAAGTTTGCCAATTTACAATCCGACGTTGTACATGTTCTTGGCAATATGGCACAGTTCTCGAAGAGTCAAGTATTCTTCTTTGGTCAAACCATTTAGCTGTTGTTTGATACAAAAATACATGTTTTCACCTCCCATCTAACTATATGATACTATATTTTACTGAATCTATCCTATTTTCAGCAAAATATAGTTAAGGCGATTCATCTCCCACTTACTCCGCTTCGCTTCGTTGAAGTGGGAGTCTTCTCGCCTAATTAAGATAAATATAGCGAACACACTGCGGTCCGGCAACTGTTTTTGCGCATAAAGCGAAACAGCGGCTGAACGATCAGCCGCTGTTTTCCCGGTCAGGCGCTTTGCTGGCGCAGTTCGGCAATATATTGTTTCCCTTGTTCTTCGTTATATTGCCCTTCCCATTTCGACATGACGACCGCTGCCAGCGAGTTGCCGATAACATTCACAACGGTGCGCGCCATATCCAAAATGCGGTCAATGCCGGCGATAAACGCCAATCCTTCGACCGGAATGCCGACTGTGCCGAGCGTCGCCAACAACACGACGAACGAAACGCCCGGGACGCCGGCGATTCCTTTGGACGTCACCATCAAGACGAGTACGAGCGAAATTTGTTGCGACAGCGGCATGTCAATGCCATAGAGTTGGGCGATAAATACAGCCGCCAGCGCCTGATACAACGTCGACCCATCCAAGTTGAACGAATAGCCGGTCGGAACGACAAACGAGGTGACAGCCTTCGGGCAACCGAACCTCTCCATTTTTTCCATAATTTTCGGGAGCACCGTCTCCGAACTCGACGTGCTATAGGCAAGCACGAGCTCATCTTTTAAGATTTTAATAATATGAAAGATATTCACACCTACCAATTTCGCGGTGCCGCCGAGCACAACGAGCACAAAAAAGGCCATCACTGCGTAAACGAGCACAACAAGCTTGCTGAGCGGAAGAAGTGAAGCGACGCCAAATTTCGACACCGTCACCCCGATCAAGGCAAAGACGCCGAACGGCGCAAACTTCATCACTTGGTTTGTCACGTAAAACATCGCTTCCGCCGTTCCTTGGAAAAAGCGAAGCACTGGTTTTCCTTTTTCGCCGATCGCGGCTACACCCAATCCGAACATGACCGAGAAGAAAATGATCGGCAACATGTTTCCTGTCGCGAGGGATTCAAACACATTTTTCGGCACGATATTGACGAATGTCTCGACCATCGAATGGTGCTGCACTTCATTCGTCGTATCAATGTATGATTGAATATCGGTTTTCTCAAGCGATTTCATATTGACGCCGGCGCCTGGTTGGAACACGTTTGCTGCCAAGAGGCCAACGACAATCGCAATCGTCGTGATAATCTCGAAATAAAGGATTGTTTTGCCGCCCAGCTTCCCGAGCTTTTTCACATCGCCGACATTGGCGACGCCGACAATTAAGCTCGAGACGACAATCGGAATCACGATCATCTTAATGAGACGGAGAAAAATGTCCCCAATCGGTTGCAAATACGTTGCCACGTTCGGGTTTCCGTAGAAAACGACTCCGACGATAATCCCGAGAATAAGACCGATCAAAATCTGCCATGCTAACCCGATCTTTCTCATCATGTTTCGCCTCCTTTAGACAATTTTAGACAAAAAAATGACAAAATTATTTTGCTATTAAAAATAAAATCTGTCAATACTTTTGAATGAAACCGCTTTGTCGCAAGGAACTATCAATATATTTTGTTTTTTTATAATAATTTAAATACTTGTATCGTTGGCAAAAGAAAACAGGCCGCCGGTCAGGCGCCTGCCTCATTCCCGAATTTCATGATCGCCGCTTTTCTTTTTCCTGCCGGTAAAACTCATGAAACATTTTCATTAATGCCCGTTTTTCGATGCGCGAGACGTAGCTTCTTGAGATGCCGAGCTCTTTGGCGATTTCACGCTGCGTTTTCTCCCGTTGCCGGCCGAGGCCAAACCGCTTGACGATCACTTCTTTTTCCCGCTCGTCTAGCACGCTGATGTATCGTTTCACTTGCTCAAGCTCCATGTTAAGCTGAATTTCGTCGACGATGTCTTGCCCTTCGGATTTCAAAATATCGAGCAGGCTGATTTCATTTCCTTCCTTATCTTGGCCGATCGGCTCGTGAAGAGAAACGTCCTTGCGTGTTTTTTTCAGTGAACGCAAATGCATCAAGATTTCGTTTTCAATGCATCGGGCCGCATATGTGGCCAACTTCGTCCCTTTCCCCGGCGAATAGCTTTCAATCGCCTTGATCAAGCCGATCGTCCCGATCGAAATTAAATCTTCCACTTCTTCTCCCGTATTTTCGAACTTTTTGACAATATGGGCGACAAGGCGCAAGTTATGTTCGATGAGCCGGTTGCGGGCTTGCTCGTCGCCTTTGGCCATTAACTCCAAATATTTTTCCTCTTCTTTGGCGCTTAACGGCTGGGGAAACGCGTTGTTTTTAATGTACGAGACGAGAAACGTCAATTCTTTCAACAAAAACGCAAATGCTGAAAAAATGCCGGACATGCTCTCACCCCCGCCTGCTGTCATCGGCGGAAACCGCCTATCGTTATGTATATGCAGGGGCGTTGTTGTCCGTGTCTGGACAAAAAATTCAGCCGACCCCCTTAACGAGGCCGGCTGCGGGCAAACGTGCCACCCGTATCAGTGAACAAACACACTCATTTCTTGTGTTGCAGCTCGCCTGCTGTTCCCCTCCCATCCTAGACAGGCGCCCGCCTTGTTACACTCCTGCTTCGGCGCTCACTTCCGCAGCGACGACGAGCGCAATCGACGCCGTAATCACAACTGCCGTGACGATGGCGAACATCCCCGTTCCCTCCTTGGCCTTCTCGTTTATTTTTATTTTACCAAAGAAGACAGGGAACGCTTCCGCCACATTTTGAACAATTCATGAAATTCGACGATCAACAACAGCGCGCGGAGCACCGATCGCACTTTCGACTGAGTCAAGTGGAGTTTCCCCTTTGCTTTATCCACGTCACCAGCCATACGAGTACAATGGACATACATCGTCTCCCCTTTCATCCTTCATTGCTGAACATGTTTACAACAATCGTTGATGGAAAAAGCATTTGCGGTCAACAAGCTCCTCCTCGGCTGCACGCGCGAACCGCTCCTCTTCCCTGTTCCCCTGCCGCGGCTTTCTCCGCTCAATCGTGATCGTGAGAAAAAACAAATGGATCGTCATGCCTCCCCACCTCCTTTCCATGCAAAAAAACCGCAGAAGGAAAGCGCTTCTGCGGCTCAGTGTGCAAAAAGGCCGCAGAAAGCGAGACTACTCCCCTTCTGCGGCCTGATCGCTGTTTTTCGTCATCGGTGCACGTTCATTCCCGGTCGGCGGAAGGTCGAATAGCCATTTTCTGGAATAAATGCGCGAATGTTGACCACATCACCATTGTCATGATCTTCGACCTCCCCTCAGAAATGACGTTACGAAGGTAATTGTATCCAAAAACATTTCCATTGTCAACCATTTTTTATAAAAAACAAGCTCCCC
This genomic window contains:
- a CDS encoding putative inner membrane protein, which translates into the protein MKRWIIIALLSAICLWLLPYSVPLLLALATALLLEPPIRRLQDQYRLKRAHAVTAIFSLFLVILGFSLYFLVVILVQQVMALSQNLPYVLSEATKVFNRLIETWRSYSSSIPQEIIDSLERGVRTVQQMLLSFATNLTQSLVHYITAIPAFFIHFLVYLVALFLISLDLPRMKQSISRYLSERTRQRLGMVIVQLSKAGIGFIKAQFLLSLVTFFLALAGLLVLGIDYAALMALVIVIVDILPILGTGSVLVPWGIISMANGDNTLGVGLIVLFIVITVVRRIIEPKVFSTNLGISPLAALVSVYLGFQLLGFIGLFVGPVVVILIEALAKAGVIKWTIKL
- a CDS encoding Putative transposase DNA-binding domain, which translates into the protein MNLGKKTNQNFVNIPLGNIKEKLEYLCKFYGIEFLKQEESYTSQASFFDGDEIPEYNADNPKEYKFSGKRIKRGLYRTKSGKLMNADVNGALNILKKSKAVDLSVLCSSGEVDTPQRIRIA
- the gltT gene encoding Glutamate-aspartate carrier protein, whose product is MRKIGLAWQILIGLILGIIVGVVFYGNPNVATYLQPIGDIFLRLIKMIVIPIVVSSLIVGVANVGDVKKLGKLGGKTILYFEIITTIAIVVGLLAANVFQPGAGVNMKSLEKTDIQSYIDTTNEVQHHSMVETFVNIVPKNVFESLATGNMLPIIFFSVMFGLGVAAIGEKGKPVLRFFQGTAEAMFYVTNQVMKFAPFGVFALIGVTVSKFGVASLLPLSKLVVLVYAVMAFFVLVVLGGTAKLVGVNIFHIIKILKDELVLAYSTSSSETVLPKIMEKMERFGCPKAVTSFVVPTGYSFNLDGSTLYQALAAVFIAQLYGIDMPLSQQISLVLVLMVTSKGIAGVPGVSFVVLLATLGTVGIPVEGLAFIAGIDRILDMARTVVNVIGNSLAAVVMSKWEGQYNEEQGKQYIAELRQQSA
- the sigK_1 gene encoding RNA polymerase sigma-28 factor precursor, coding for MTAGGGESMSGIFSAFAFLLKELTFLVSYIKNNAFPQPLSAKEEEKYLELMAKGDEQARNRLIEHNLRLVAHIVKKFENTGEEVEDLISIGTIGLIKAIESYSPGKGTKLATYAARCIENEILMHLRSLKKTRKDVSLHEPIGQDKEGNEISLLDILKSEGQDIVDEIQLNMELEQVKRYISVLDEREKEVIVKRFGLGRQREKTQREIAKELGISRSYVSRIEKRALMKMFHEFYRQEKEKRRS
- a CDS encoding Probable sporulation protein (Bac_small_yrzI), with protein sequence MTIHLFFLTITIERRKPRQGNREEERFARAAEEELVDRKCFFHQRLL